The following coding sequences are from one Rhipicephalus microplus isolate Deutch F79 chromosome 3, USDA_Rmic, whole genome shotgun sequence window:
- the LOC142804108 gene encoding uncharacterized protein LOC142804108 — protein MITHAYVRYQDDKHLAIVPVEDIKNFNPNEDYSTAFFMVKWTDSTGTCAYYRARILRVGESEQDLKEIVSRKRVRVRPLIEDSDQASDGDSNVAPSKEQDKPSESRERLLKILQKKKKAVKVSPSQEAELNELQKKVAEMQKKIDAQNEELVELRGLNRDLQKELLVKIREGKSNWYIIYEVVAHTLGRRNIL, from the exons ATGATTACTCACGCTTACGTTCGATACCAGGACGACAAACATTTGGCAATCGTGCCAGTGGAAGACATAAAAAATTTCAATCCGAATGAGGATTATTCGACAGCCTTCTTTATGGTCAAATGGACCGATTCCACCGGCACATGTGCCTACTACCGCGCAAGAATTTTGCGGGTTGGAG AGTCGGAACAAGACTTGAAGGAAATTGTGTCCCGAAAAAGGGTGCGGGTGAGGCCCCTAATTGAAGATTCTGATCAAGCCAGCGATGGCGACAGCAATGTTGCACCATCGAAG GAACAAGACAAGCCCTCCGAGAGTAGGGAGCGGCTTTTAAAAattctacaaaaaaagaaaaaagctgtgAAGGTCTCACCCTCACAGGAGGCTGAGCTGAATGAGCTCCAAAAAAAAGTtgcagaaatgcaaaaaaaaatagatgcTCAGAACGAGGAACTCGTAGAGCTTCGAGGGCTGAACAGAGATCTCCAAAAGGAGCTCCTAGTCAAGATCAGAGAAGGCAAGTCTAATTGGTATATTATATATGAAGTGGTGGCACACACTCTTGGTAGAAGGAATATTCTGTAA